The sequence aaaatCGTTCAACatggtgtaaatattttcgcattttgttttatattttaaaaaattcttctatttttaaattttctttgctatatttaaaagtGTCTAACTTTAAGCCGTTCTCGTATTACGATACAGTTATCATTTATATCGAATTTTACTAATCATGGATAGACATTTGACAATTGACTATCCACACGCATCCTTTTGGTGTCACACAATACACAATACGCTAGTTGTTGCCACCTCAAtctatatatgtacatatattgGACCAAAATCACACATCAATATTGACTTtctttaaactttaaaatatttacattaattttttttatctattgcACTAAGCAAATTCCTACCAATGACttatctttaaaaaaagaaaaaagaaatgaaacacatgtaaattaaaagtaaaaagaaaattatggaTTCCAAGAAAGAATTTATTCTTTGTGTGGTCGTATTAAATACACAACACAAAGGAAGCTTCATAGATATATatacagagagagagagagagagagagagagagaaaaagctAATTAAACCCTTCTTTTTATAAAGTAAAAGGAAGTTTCTTTCTTAGCACTACGcgtatttttcaatttttaccTTTTTCATGTCGGTTGTTCTCTTATCCACTTTATTTCTTCGTCCTATAAAACCCTTCATTTTTCATTGATTTTTCTCAACTACTCATCATTTTGATATTCattttaaatttacaaataaaaattcaaGTTCTTTGAACTTCTTTTGAGAGCCTTTAGAAATCAAATAATGACAACCACTTGCCCTCACAGAGAAGCAGATGAAACTGCCAAGGAAAAGAATGTCATCAAGGTTTgatttttcaacttttattataaaaataaataaataaataaaatattttgtttcaAACTCAAGATTTTTTTacaaacttctttttttttttttttcacattgtTATAACATTATTTGATCTTTCGTTCTAAAGGGAATCACCAAAGTTTATCCAAGAGGATTTAATATTACATGGGGCAATGATGATCGCTATTGGAATATCACCAACCCCAATGTGTAAGTTTCATGATCTCTCACAAGTGTTAAGAACATGAATGAGTAAAATTGttgtctttatttttttatacttttgaaTAGAACGCACCtagcaattaattaatatgaaataAGAACACAGACAATCTTGTGTTTGAGTTtcctacaatttttttttctgttaCTACGTTTTAAGCTGACACTGAAGAAGAATGTCATAAATatgaacaagaaaaaaacaTATCAAATACAGCTATAAATTCTGGAAGAGTATGGAGTTCTAGAATCCAGTGTAAgaattagttttgttttttgtttgttttttttgttatgGTAACCTCGATAAAgcatgaaattaatattttctttaattatggATCGCAAACTCTCAAGATCGAACACTGATTCTTAGTACTACTAATCCCAACTTTTAAGTCATTTGGCTAAACACTTccttaaaatttattattatacaAGTTTCATTTAGTATGCAATAAACGTAATTAGGTTTGAtgatttcttttaataaattaGACGAGGTATCTGCAAACTATCCAAATACacacaagaaaagaaaaatctataTAAAGAATAACATATAAAAGATCAATGTATATAATATGTGATAATAAGTTGTacaattcttttcttttcaggCCAGGAAGTTTATACATGGCAGAGTTGAAGCAAGTTTCATGGCTAGAAGTGACATGTTCAACTGATAATGTAGAAGTTGGGGAAACGTATAGAGTGGGTTTCAATATAACAATGAGACCAGATGCATTTGGGTGGGATGGGATTGATGTTTATGTAATGGCTAAAGTTGGGAAGAAAGGGAAATTCACATCCATGAAAGTTTCCCTTGGAGAGATAGGACCAAACGAAACACCTATCACAATCCCAAAGGAGCCATTAGAAATCTTTGTTGCTCATTCAACACCCAAAGAGTGCAGAACTATTCATCTTGGTTTGTATGAAGTTTGGAGTTCAAAGTGGAAGGGGGGTTTGCAAATCCACGATGCATTCATTTACAAGGTTGTTTAATTAAAACTTTTAGCCATAAACGCCGCATTagatttcatttcattttatttaatttttatacatGTATAAGTATActttttgaagtttttaaatATGTCCTATGAGTTGATGCTTGTAAAAATTAAAGGATGTTTTGATTATTATCCATTCTTCTTTTGTAACTATCTATATATTGAAAAGTATTTTGATTGTTTTGATATCGTTAGAGCACTATGGATAACGAATATCCATTGTGCTTAAACTGAATTATATATTCTAATCTCATTAGACattcataaatataattaaaaaactttaaacaatttaaaattgaaatgtcCTTTATCTTAGGATATTCTAATCCTATTAGGGAAACGTACAATATTTTTAATCTCACTAGAAATATATAAAgataaactaaaattaaaataacttCATCTTTATCTAAGAAAGATCCTAATTAGGCAACCATATACGCATTCTTTCTAATCTCggtacaaatatatataaagataaactataatattaaattatctTTATCTAAGCATGCAACCATTAATGGTCTAATAAATCCCCCATTTTAGGGATACTACTAGGTAAAATAGTTGTGGACATAGGGTGTAAGAAAAAATTCACTCATACTCGCTTTTTAGGGTAAGTATATAGGTTGTTTTCTTAAGTGCTGACTCTAGGGTCAATGGGGATCTACCCTCTCATTGGTCCaaaaaagattttttatttatacgttggaccttaaaccaattgctCATTAGAGGATAAGTTGAAACTTAAGCAACAAGAAGTAATCTCAGACTAAAATGGTAAATTGATCCAGCTGAGATTACGAATAATTTGTGAAGAGTTGACTTActcattatggttatatcaggtggacacaTATATATTCAGTGAGAGGAGTACAATAACTATGGGTTATATAGTGAACAATcttgttagttaacgaatgttgattagctcatttaaaatagtttatagccagttaatcttgaatAATTG comes from Cucumis melo cultivar AY chromosome 12, USDA_Cmelo_AY_1.0, whole genome shotgun sequence and encodes:
- the LOC103498278 gene encoding protein PHLOEM PROTEIN 2-LIKE A9-like: MTTTCPHREADETAKEKNVIKGITKVYPRGFNITWGNDDRYWNITNPNVPGSLYMAELKQVSWLEVTCSTDNVEVGETYRVGFNITMRPDAFGWDGIDVYVMAKVGKKGKFTSMKVSLGEIGPNETPITIPKEPLEIFVAHSTPKECRTIHLGLYEVWSSKWKGGLQIHDAFIYKVV